Proteins encoded within one genomic window of Brassica rapa cultivar Chiifu-401-42 chromosome A09, CAAS_Brap_v3.01, whole genome shotgun sequence:
- the LOC103842371 gene encoding probable F-box protein At5g04010 has translation MSPSASVIVARVLFSPAAMRQNPLKRKRDDEITVHEEDDVHEHTKPRPPSWEALCVLGPYMDPQTLAIASCVSTTWLECFSSDDLWKALLTARSSQRSSPYEIVLKNTDNISCKHLVSAVETDAKRRRKDQVVEPVKISLCDLSFMVHVSTKTKKASVYKKGKDLNFGPNDKFQIEADVSNAAITAGEDDVMMTWQVMYKGKFFTLADTTRSMDTKNGWFTDKLEDKCNRKLVGTSSRVSMAKFLRRLDFR, from the coding sequence ATGTCTCCCTCTGCCTCAGTCATTGTCGCACGTGTTTTGTTCTCTCCTGCTGCCATGAGACAGAACCCCCTGAAACGCAAACGTGACGACGAGATCACTGTGCATGAAGAAGACGACGTGCATGAACATACCAAACCACGTCCACCGTCTTGGGAGGCTCTATGCGTTCTTGGTCCTTACATGGATCCTCAGACACTCGCCATCGCCTCTTGCGTCTCAACCACATGGTTAGAGTGTTTCTCCTCGGACGATCTATGGAAGGCTCTCTTAACGGCAAGGTCCTCACAGCGCTCTTCTCCCTATGAGATCGTATTGAAAAACACGGACAACATCTCGTGCAAACACCTTGTCTCCGCTGTTGAAACGGACGCCAAACGCCGACGCAAAGATCAAGTCGTGGAACCTGTCAAGATATCCCTCTGTGATCTCAGTTTCATGGTCCACGTGTCAACTAAAACAAAGAAAGCATCGGTTTACAAAAAGGGCAAAGATCTCAACTTTGGTCCTAACGACAAGTTCCAGATCGAAGCCGATGTAAGCAACGCAGCTATCACTGCCGGTGAAGATGACGTGATGATGACATGGCAAGTCATGTACAAGGGAAAGTTCTTCACGCTAGCTGATACTACAAGATCGATGGACACAAAGAATGGATGGTTTACCGATAAACTTGAAGACAAGTGTAACCGCAAGCTAGTAGGCACGTCAAGCCGAGTTTCAATGGCGAAGTTCTTGAGAAGATTGGACTTTCGATAG